The window GGCACACTCGCCACAACAGGAAATAGCTGGCAGCATCGGCCAGCCAGTGTTCCCAGCCCGCGATGCTGCCAGCAAAGTAGATGCCCAGGACGTTGGCTGTGACGGTGATGACCAGCAATAGCACCATCCAAAGAAGGGCTCTGGCAGTACGCCAACTGAGCAGACGGTGTGAGCGCAGCCTGGCAAGACTCATGGCGTGCCTCCAGGATGGGGACGCTGCAACTGATCAAGGCGATTAGGTACGGGATCGCCTTCATAGATGCCGCGTGAGCCGGCAGCGCGTGCGCTGTGACGCTGGATGATGGCCATCGGCGAGTTGTTGGCAAGTTCGCGGCGCAGTTCAAGCTCGGTTTTGAGATTGAGAATCTCGCGGTCAAGCGTGTTGCTTTCCTGATCGACGGTGGCGATTGCCAATTGGTTGGCGGCAACGTTTGGCTCTTTCTTGCCGGTCAGTAGCGTTCGTTGCAGCAGCAGGGCTTTTTCCAGTACCGATGCCAGTGCGACTTCGGAGGCCAGGCGTCGGGCCAGAATGTCTTGATCCGGTTCGTCACGCAGTGCCTCGATGACGCTGCGGGTGATCGGCAGCGAGGCACTGCCTGCTTCGCGAAGGTTCTCGAATGTGGTGTTGCGGGTTCCCCTGACCAGTTCCTGCAGGGCTTCCAGCTTGGTGTCGTATTCGTCCTGGATGACCGGGGTCAGCCCGACGCCTGGCACGGTCTCGGTCTTGGTGCAGCCTTCGCAGGTGCGCTGTTCCTGCTCGCCCAGCACGCGGGTGGCAAAGTCGATGGCCTGCTGTGGTGATGCCCAGGTCTGGCAGGACAGGCTTTGGCAATTTGCTGTGTCGATGGATGAGGTGTCGGCCACATTGCGACCATTGACCAGGTTGTAGCCTGCGCGGGTGACATCACTGACGACCTTGATTGACCGCTGACCGGCTCCACCTGCGTTGCTGCCACCGACCCACGGCACTCCGTCGTTGCCCCGGTTTTTTTCAGCCTGTTCAATAGCCGAGACGGCATCGGTGCTGGAGACTGCCTGACGCAGCGCCATACCTTGGGCAATCTGGTTCCAGCCGAGCTGGCCGCCTGCGGTGTCTGCCATGCGCTCCGCCATCGCCTGGCAGGAGAGCTTGGAGCGGTCAAAGTCCAGTCGAGCCTGCAGAACGCCATTGGTCAGCAGGTTGTAGAGCCCCGGATCGGCCCGCTGGATGATGAGCGCGGGCAATGAGGCGACCGCGCTGGTGGCGTTCTGGATCACATTGCTCATGATGTTCTGAAAGCCGTTGGTCAGCCCGTTGAGCTGATTCTGGATTGTGGTACTGATGTTCATGTCGCCACAGATCAGGTTGCTGTTCCAGCCCACACCGACACCAAGCGAGCGCATGCCGGCCGCACCGCTCATCGACACGGCGTTGCCGCCACCGATGGAGTACATCACCTCATCGCCAATGACGGCACCGCTGTTCTGGAACCCTCCGTTCTGTGCCAGTGCCAGACCGCTGTTCAGAGCCAGTACGGCAACCAATAGTGCGGGTTGCCACAGGCGCGGCGCAGGAATTGAAAACGCTTTCGGGTCGAGCCGTTTCATCATCATGTCCTCAGTTGAAATCCACGCTGCCGAGAAAGGTCTGGCCGCGTCGCTGGCAGCAGCTATAGGGTCGCCAGAGTGCCCAGGCGTAGTCGTCTTGCTGCGCCTGAGCCAGTGATTCTTTATGTGGGAAGACCGTGCAGGAGGAAGACTGGCGAGGAGCCAGCGCTTGCCATTTTCCGGTCAAGGCATCGCTTTCCATCAATGCGCCTGCCGGCCAGTAACCGTCGCGCGTATTGGCGAGCAGGGGTTGGTACACGTGCAGTTGCCCTCGGCGGGTCACGATATCGCCCGCCCGCTGGGCGGCCACGGCGCTGGCCTTGTAGCTGTCCACTTGATGCAGAAAACCGCCGCGTGGATAGACGTTGCCCCACAGGTTCAGTGCGGTGCGTGAACCGATCTCACGCATACCGGGTATCAGCGCCTCGGGATACACCGATTCGGGAATGTTGTAGCGCCACGCGATGGTATCGAGTGTGCTCAGTAGGTACGGCATGAAGGCGGTGCCGGCACCGTCGCAGATATAGCCTGATGACGAGGCAAACTGACTGAATGCCTGGCCGCCAGGGTGGCCTATTACGTCTGCGTTGCGGAAACTGGAGAGATTGTTCTCGTTGCCATGGTTGCTGGTGCCGTCACCACCGCTCTGGGCTGTGGGGTTGGACATACTCATGGCGCGCACTTCAACCCACGGGTTGTCGCCCGTGTTGCTATAGCTCGATACCACGGCATCGGGAACGTAGTGCCTGACTTTGACGGAGGTGCGTACCGAACAGCCGAACTTGGTGCAAAGCAGCCAGTAGCAGATCCCGGTGACCCGGTATTCCATACAATCCGGGGATAGCGATGAGGCAACGATGGTGGCGGTATTGAGGGCGAACGACGAGCTGGCAGCCGTAAGCAAAACGGCGGCAGTACTGGTGCGCAGGCGGCGTGAGCGTTTCATGGCTGAGTTCTCCTGTGCGTGTTGATGAGTTCAACCGCTCTGGCGATGTCGGGTTCGCCATAAACCACATACCGTTGATCAACGATAACGGCGGGCAGGGTGGTGATGCCCAGGCTCCAGGCATCGACAACGTCCTGATAGGCTTCGTTGATGCGTTGCTGCAGGGCTGTGCCGCCTTCTCTCAGGCGTTGTTGCACGATGATGGCGGCGCGGGCGGGGTCTTGGGGGAGGTTGGCGGCCAGTTCGGCTTCGATGCGTTGAGCGGCGTCCAACTCAATGACCCGCACAGACGGGTGTTCGACCTGCACTGGATGGCGTCGATCAGTAACGACGATGATGTCAGCGGCGAAGGCGTCGGTAGCGAACAGCAACGCGTACAACCAGGCGGTGATGGCGAGTGGCCTCAGCCTGGGCAAAAGGAATGGAAGGGGATACGTCAGCATGTCGAGCCACCATGTAGTTGCTAATGGTGGTAGTCCACTGCAAAGCCGAGTGGGGCACGACAAACAAAAGGAAGCTGACGGTCACCGTATTGATGAGAGGCGTGAGTCGACTACTCTTTCAAGTTGCGCTCGCGTGTATATCCCTTACTGGAGCAGGTCAAATTTCTGACTTCAACCCAGTGCGTGTCCATATGGCAGGGGGGTTATGCCACGCGCATGGTCAATCGTTTCGGCCACTTTGAGTGCGGCATCCAACTCGCCAATGCCGAACTGCTGCATCAGTTGGTAGCGTTCGGCTTTTTCCTCGGGCTCGGTCTGCGCCAGAGCGAGATAGAGGCTGGGCGGTACGGCACGGAAGAGCACTTCCAGGTTCTTGGAGAGGATGACGCCTTCGGTGAACTTGCCAGACTCTTTGCGTGCGGACAGCATCAGCGCCTTCTGCGCGGGTGTCAGCTCCCTGAACCTGGCGATTTTTTCCACCTCGTCGGGTGGCATCGACAGGCAAATCCACCATTCGATCATGTTGAGCATGGGTTCTGCGGCCTTCGGCAGGTCGTCGATGTTCTGTGTCGCGAGCCAAAACCACGCACCCAACTTGCGCCACATTTTCGTGACCTTCACGACGTAGGGCGAGAGCAAGGGGTTTTTGGTGATGATATGGCCTTCATCCGTGACGTTGAGGATGGGGCGTCCCAGGAATTGGTCGCGCTCGGCGATGTTGTTGACGGTGTTGATAAGCGAGATATAGGCGATCGACAGTTGTGCGTTGTAGCCTTCGCGTGCATAGGTCGCCAGGTCGACCAGGGTGATGTCGGCCTCGGGCCAGGGCGTTCCGTCACGGTCGAACATTTCTCCATCGCTGCCCTGGCAGAACATATCCATCGCGTCGGCCATCTCCAGCAGGCGAGCGCGCCGGATTTCCGGCAGCGTGGTGTCATGACCCCGCTCACGCAGCGCATCGCGCACATCGCGGGTTAGCACGGTACGGTTGGCAGCGACGCAGCGCTGAGCGGCGTCCAGAATGCATTGGCGGATCAGAGAGCGGTCAGCCCGGGTCATGCGGGCTTCTTCCTTGTCTTCACCCCCCGTGATCATCAGGCGTGCCGTGATCTCCAGTTCGCCCAGTACATCGCGTTGTTCGTCGGCCTCGGCTTCCTTGCTCTGCTGCTCATCATCCAGTTCATCGGCATCGAGTGTCTGTACATCGCTGGGTGTTTCGATGAGTCTGCGGGCATCGGCGAACGGCGCAAGGCTCACACCAGCTCCGGGGGCGAGCTTGACCCGATTGACGGTCAGTCCCAAGCGCCGGGCTAACTCACAGAACAGACCGAAGGAGTTGCCGGCCTCCACAATGAAGATGCGTGGACGATAGATGGCGGTGACTTGATTGAGCAGGTTGTTGAGGGTGGCGCTTTTGCCCGAACCTGTGGGGCCGAACAGGAAAAGGTGCGCGTTCATTTGCCGATCCAGGCGGTTGAAGGGGTCGAACGTGATCAGGCCGCCTCCACGATTGAAGACGGTGATGCCTGGATGGCCTGTACCCTGGCTACGTCCCCAGGTTGGCGAGAGGTTGGCCACATGCTGGGCGAACGTCAGTTGCGTGTACCACTGTTTGCGGTCTTGGGCCGGGTTATACATGCACGGTAGCCAGCGTAGATAGGTGTTGAGCGGGGCGACTTCGTCCTCTTCGCGCACCGGTTGCAGGCCTGCGCCCAGCATCACGTTTGCCAGTTGAAGGCCCCGACTGTCGAGTTCCGTTTCATTCCGGCCACGCAAATAGAACGCCAGGCTGGCGCGGTACAGCTTGTGAGAGCTGCCGATCAGCGAGCGTGCCTCTTGCACGTCTGCCAGGGTTTGTTCGGACGCCAGCGTCTCGCCAACGGCTTTCTTTGCCAGATGATTCAGATGTGCTTCGAGTACATCCTGCGGTGTGGCAACCAGTGTCAGGCACATCATTGTGTCTTCCGGCATCTGGTCGAACAGGGTGTTGATGGCGTCGCCCTTGCGATTCTCGCCCGTCATGTGACCCACGTTGGGTGGTGTGCGCAGGCGGTCGGTCATCATCACCCGATGCGGCATACCATCAAAGTGCCACACGCCCCGGGCCGCATCTGAGCGTGGCTGGCCGAAGAACAGTCTCTGACTGAAATCTCGCCCGGAGGCCAGCTCGATTTCATCGGCGTCGTGAGTGTCCGGGTAGGCGGTTAACTGGTAGAAACGTTCGCGGTCTTCGGCGCTGGGTCCCAGCAGCGTGGGGTGTGGGTTGAACCAGCGCAGCAGCCAGTCGTGGATGTGCTGCGCGTTCAGGCGCTGGGTGCGGATGCCTGCGTTGGCCAGACCACCGCTCAGGCGATCACAAACCACATTCAAAGCCTGCTCTGGCGTCTGGCCGCGTCGGGCCGTGCTGCCAGTGGTACGGCGATAGACCACCATGCGTACCCGTCGTGTTTGTCCGCGCCAGGGCAGTCGCGTGACTGTGGCATCCTCGAACAGGCCTCCCGGTTTTGCTACTGCGCGCAGGTGATGGGCCATTGAATGCAGATAGAACTCGGTGAAGCGTGAGTGCTGCGCACGTGACTGGATGTAGCTATGCAGGGTCTGCAGATACGAGTCAAAGTTGGTCTCGTCCTGAGCGTAGAGTTGCAGTACCCAGGGGTTGTCGTCGAGCTCGTCGAAGCTGTCCTGCAGCGCGTTCTCCAGCGCATCCCGTGCCTGAGCCAGCCAGGCTGGCTCGCGGCCTTCGGTGCCCAACGGGGTCAGCTCGAAGAATGCGGCAACCGAGATACCATCTTCCAGCAGCATACTTTGCGATTCGGGCAGGTATTCGACCCAGGGCAGCAACGCGACGAACGATGGCGCAACCTCGTACAAGGCCTGCTCATCCGCCTGCGTGGCGGGGCGGTTCCCCCTCACTGCGGCACCGGGTTCGGGAATGCCAGCGTGATGCAATGCATCGGTGTGGTGTTGCCAGCCGTCCGGCTGTTCGTCTTTGGTAGGCACCGTGGGCTTGCGCCAGGGAAGCGACCAGACCATCAGTAATCCTCCGTACGTTCGCCCGGCATCGCGTACTGCACACGCTGGTAGAGGGGGAAGATGGTCGTGTAACCCGGTACAGGAACCGGGTCCGTCCCCGCCAGATGCGGGAACACGTACATCAGCAGGTCGGGGTTGGGCAGTCGCTGAAACTGGCTGCGTACTTCATTGGCGGCGGTACGCGTGTAGTGTGCCTGTTCTGCTGGGGCCGCTCGTACATCCGCATGGCTGAGTGGACGGCGCAAGCTCTGACGGGCATCGAGCAGTTGTCGATAAGCCATCTGCCCCACTCGACCCCCATTGCTGCTTTCTTGCTGCCAGATCTCCTGCATGGTTTGGCCGCCATGGGGTAACAGGTCTTCTTTGCTCGTGGCGCAGCCGGTCAATACGATCACGGATAGCATGATTGCCAGCGGTTTAGTCCAGTTCGAGCGCATGGCTTTCTCCTGTGCGATGGTCGACTTTGCGACCTTCAGGCTCGTAGTCGATGGCGAGGGGTTTTTCGAGGTGGACGGCGACATGTGCGCCTGGTTTCACATAGACCGCTGCGAATGCCTGTCCATAGAGCTTGTTGACCCAGTCCGACATGTCGCGCACACCGCCTGCGAGAATACGGCCCACAGCCTCGTTGCCGCTGATGCCCACCGTACCGATGGAGCCGTCGGCACCGGCGTAGGACATCTGACCGCTGTCCGAATCGATGAGCGATGCCGCGCCTGCGCCCGCAGCGGTGATCAGCGCCTGTGTGCCGAGATATTGCTGGGCATTACTGCGGCGCTCGCCGGACACGCACGGGATGCCGTAGGGATCGCTGATCCATCCCAGGCCGTTCTGATCATTGTTTTGTTGATTACTGCGTTCGCTGTCTTCCGGAAGGGTGCGGATGGTGCCGTCATGGAAAACGAAGGTGATGGAGCGAACTTGCCCCCTGACGCATGAGAGTGTCCAGTCGCCGGAGGCGGTGCCGCTGAATACCGCTCCTGCCACATCAGGGATATCGATGCCGTTGGCCGTGAGGTTGTCGGAGCCGACCAGAATCTTGAAGGGGTAGGGGTCATTGACGGTGCCATCGATTGGCACGCGACCGATCAGCGCGGTCATCGCGACAGAGCCCATCAGCGTTGAATTGGTCGGTACGGTGTAGACGGTTCTGGCAGTTTTGACGCCAGCAGCCCTGGCTCCCGCATCGGTGATAGGGTTGGCCGTGGTTTCCAGCGTCTTCTGAGCGGGCCCGAAACGTGTCGGAAAGCTCGGCGCAGCGTTGCCATGACGACCCTCAGTCTGCCTGGCATCATCAGGCTCTACCCAGCGGATTGTGGCCTCGTCGCTGAATCCTTCCGCATCCCCGCCTTGCAGGCCGAGGCCGACAGGCAGGTCGCCATGGCCGCCGCTGCCCATGCTGTCCAGCCGCCGTTGCAAATCTGCCAGCAGACCCTCGGTCTGCTGGCGCTCGCTGCTGAGTTGTTCCTGATCGCGGCGCAGGTTGGTTCGCTCGGACTCCAGTGCAGTGCTGATGCGCTGGTCAATGGCGCTTTCGCGCTGGCGCAAACGCTGGTTCTCTTCTCGCTGTGCCCGGTTGTCGGTGGTGGCGGTTTGCAGCTCGGTGCGCAGTTGCCGGACCTGGGCCACCAGGGTCGCGACGGTATCACGTGGTGTGTCCCCTTCGATGCCCAGCGCCTTCATTTCCTCTGGGGTGAGCTGGCTGTCCGTCTTTGTCGAGGCAGGGGACTGTGTGTCGCCACCAGAGAACATGCGGATGCTAACGAACAGGACCAGCAGTGCGACGGGGATCATCAGCCATTTCAGCAGACCGTTACTGCGCATGCTGCACCTCCGTCGTCGGGTTTGTCGTAGTTTGCACGTGCCTGGCGGGATCGAAGCGTTGGATGGCGGGTAGCAGTGACTGTGATAGCCCATGCTTGCGGGTGACCAGATACAGCACGGTGGTGTCTTCGGGGGTGCCGCGTGGGCCAAGCGTCGGATGCTGGAACGTGGCGGTGAGGAAGTTGCCCTGAAGTGTGCGCGGGTCGAGTTCGATCCAGCCCCCCTCCATATGGGTCAGCTGCACGGCAGTAACCCACTGGTCTTCCAGTCGCCATGATGCCAGCGCGGTCGCCTGAACAGGCAGCGTCGGCAGTAAGGTGTCGAGTGGCAGGTCGCGGCGCAGGTTCACGCGCACAATGCCGGGTCCAGGTTCAACGGTACGCAGTGGTGCGTACAGGTTCTGTGCTGCGTAGCGCGTCAGTACCACGGCCACGGGGGTTTCACGTCGCGCCGGCCTGTCCTGTTCTGTGATGGCGGCGTCGGTTTCGCTGTCCCGTTGCTGGCCGTAGCGCGGTGGCGTGATATTGCCCTCAACGATGCGTACCGGCTCAAGCGCCGGCTCACCGTCTTTGGCGGGGGAGGCTGCAATGTCGAGCAGAATCAGCGTGCCGCTGTCAGCGTCCTGCAACTGCAATCGGGTGGGTTCGATGGACTCACTGGCTCGCAGGTAAATTGCCCCCCCTGCGCTCTGCACGCGCAGCCGATCGCCAACGCTGGCCGGGACGCCGACACGGATGTTGCGATCCACAAACACAATGCGTTCCTGTCCGACCGTAAGGGGAACGGCAAGCGGCAGTCGCTCCCAGCGCAGGATCTCCACGGCATGGGCAACGGGCGTCAGCATCAGGGTCAACAGCCCCAGCCAGATAAGACTGAGAGGGTGGTGCTTCATGGGGTTTCTCCCTGTGTACCCAGACCGCCACGACTCGGTGGCTCCGGTGTGGGGGTTGTGATGCGTTGCGGAGCACCGTCATAGCAGTCGAGCACGAGGCCAAACGGATTACGGGCTGGATCGACATCGGCACGTGCGACTTTCACCGGGTAACGCACCAGGGCGCGTTTGACCTGTTCCGGGCCGTGGTACTCGTCGGCGCTGAGGTCGAGGGTCACCACCCAGTCACTATTGGATATTGTGCGCACCCGTGTGGTGGGGTTGTCGCCATAGCCGCGCCCTGGGATTTCGTAGACACCGCGTACGCGCTGCCGTAGTTCTCCAGTACTGCGGCGATAGTCGTAATCCGCCTGCAGAAAGGCACGGCATGCTGGGGTGAGGTACGGCGACAATGCATGCAGGTTGCGTGCGTAGTCCTCTTCCCCATTGGTTGGCCAGCGGTTGAGTTGCTGGAATACATAGAAGGTGAAAGCGTAGACCGACTCGGGAGGCACCTCCCACCAGGCACGTGCGCTCCCCGAGCGCAGGTCGGGCGGTACGTGAATGGTCAGGTCACGCGGTGCGCTCCACCAACCGGCCCCCATCACCAGTGATACCAGAAGTAATGCACTTGCACCGATACGAAGGGTCTTGATGTGTGCCTGTAGATGTGTGACTTCGTTCTTGAATCGGCTCATCGCGTTGTCCTTCTATTCGACCAGAAGCCTGAGTGCGTGATCAGCCGGTGTCCGCCGACCCAGCCTGTAAGCAGCGGATAGCGGGTCGTGATGTGCCATTGCAACTGGCGGTACAACCAGGTGTCGGGGCGACCGCGCTTCTGTCGTCGCAGGAAGCCGCCACCAACGAACACGCCGCAGGCGATGCCCAGCACAATGCAGGTCGGTGCCAGAGCGATGGTTGAAAGTAGCCAGGACAGCGGGATGCCGATGAGCAACCCGGCGCTACCGGACAGGCCACAGCAGATCCACAGCTCATCGGCTGTCAGACCGCGCACCACCACCGGATGCCGATTGAGCCGATGCGGCAGGAACGTGACGGTGCCGTCTGCGCGGATATGAGGATGCGCTGACATGTCCAGCCCCTCTCACAAAATGCCGGTAGCTTCGGTCAGCAGCCAGATGCCGATCACCAGCAGTACGGCCCCAACCGCAACCGTCAGGCCGAACTGGCCCCAGGTTTTCTTGCCGTTGTGGATCTCGGCGTAGGTGCCGTACGCGTGATAGCACACACCGATGAACATGCTGGCTACTACCAGAAGCGCGACCAACAGGACGATGTCGTAGCCGTAGTTGCGGATGGTTTCCATAATGCCGCCACCGGTGCCTCGCGATGGGTTTTCCAGTTGCGGCAATCCCTGTGCGAATGACAGTGAGGGCAAGGTGGTCAGGCTCAAAGCCAGCGCGACGCGCTGAACGAGGCGAGTGGGAGAGTGGTGGTATTTCATGGGGTTGATCCTTTCTGGTTACGAGAGGAGGAAAAACGTCAGCACGAGGTACATCGCGAGAAAGCGCACGATGACACCGAGGAACTGACGCTGGTTGAGTTGGTTCTCGGCCCAGCCGACGTAGGCGGTACGGATGGCCCATGCGCCCCATAGCAGCAGAACAGCGAACACGATGCCGATCAGGACAGTGGACATGGCTGCAGGTGTGATAGTGCTGTTTGCCTGGAAGGCGCTGATCTGTGCGGCAGTCATGGCTGGCCTTCTGGGGGGACGTTGCTGTGCTCGGATACCGATTCCTGGCGGTAGTGACTGCTCAGCTCGGTGGTGTCGCGCGGCTGGGCGCGGGACGGCGACAGATGGAACTGGATGCCTGTGCGTACACGCGCTAAATCATCGAGCAACCGGGGGTAGTTGAAGTGATAGCGTTCGCCTGATACTGTGGGAGTTCTGGATGCGCTTTGCACAACGAAGTGCTCTAGTGCGTCTAGCTGGCGCAGTGCGGCCGCCAGTTCTTGACGCTGGGCTGGCGTGTCGGCATGGGCAGTCAATGGACAGCCCTGCATCAGAGCGGCGGAGAGAAAAATGAGCGCGCTGTAGTGCGCAGCGCGAAGTCGGGTAGGATGCACCATTGCACTATTCCTCGATTCGATCAGCAATGTGGTGATCGTGACGAAGTAGGCGCTTCAGGGCTGCAAACAATCGGAACTGCGGAGCTGCCGTATTATTTTCGATAACTTAAAATAATGTAATTAGCATCACTTCGAGACCAGTTTC is drawn from Pectobacterium aroidearum and contains these coding sequences:
- a CDS encoding integrating conjugative element protein, with translation MKRLDPKAFSIPAPRLWQPALLVAVLALNSGLALAQNGGFQNSGAVIGDEVMYSIGGGNAVSMSGAAGMRSLGVGVGWNSNLICGDMNISTTIQNQLNGLTNGFQNIMSNVIQNATSAVASLPALIIQRADPGLYNLLTNGVLQARLDFDRSKLSCQAMAERMADTAGGQLGWNQIAQGMALRQAVSSTDAVSAIEQAEKNRGNDGVPWVGGSNAGGAGQRSIKVVSDVTRAGYNLVNGRNVADTSSIDTANCQSLSCQTWASPQQAIDFATRVLGEQEQRTCEGCTKTETVPGVGLTPVIQDEYDTKLEALQELVRGTRNTTFENLREAGSASLPITRSVIEALRDEPDQDILARRLASEVALASVLEKALLLQRTLLTGKKEPNVAANQLAIATVDQESNTLDREILNLKTELELRRELANNSPMAIIQRHSARAAGSRGIYEGDPVPNRLDQLQRPHPGGTP
- a CDS encoding TIGR03756 family integrating conjugative element protein, giving the protein MKRSRRLRTSTAAVLLTAASSSFALNTATIVASSLSPDCMEYRVTGICYWLLCTKFGCSVRTSVKVRHYVPDAVVSSYSNTGDNPWVEVRAMSMSNPTAQSGGDGTSNHGNENNLSSFRNADVIGHPGGQAFSQFASSSGYICDGAGTAFMPYLLSTLDTIAWRYNIPESVYPEALIPGMREIGSRTALNLWGNVYPRGGFLHQVDSYKASAVAAQRAGDIVTRRGQLHVYQPLLANTRDGYWPAGALMESDALTGKWQALAPRQSSSCTVFPHKESLAQAQQDDYAWALWRPYSCCQRRGQTFLGSVDFN
- a CDS encoding TIGR03757 family integrating conjugative element protein, whose product is MLTYPLPFLLPRLRPLAITAWLYALLFATDAFAADIIVVTDRRHPVQVEHPSVRVIELDAAQRIEAELAANLPQDPARAAIIVQQRLREGGTALQQRINEAYQDVVDAWSLGITTLPAVIVDQRYVVYGEPDIARAVELINTHRRTQP
- a CDS encoding conjugative transfer ATPase, whose protein sequence is MVWSLPWRKPTVPTKDEQPDGWQHHTDALHHAGIPEPGAAVRGNRPATQADEQALYEVAPSFVALLPWVEYLPESQSMLLEDGISVAAFFELTPLGTEGREPAWLAQARDALENALQDSFDELDDNPWVLQLYAQDETNFDSYLQTLHSYIQSRAQHSRFTEFYLHSMAHHLRAVAKPGGLFEDATVTRLPWRGQTRRVRMVVYRRTTGSTARRGQTPEQALNVVCDRLSGGLANAGIRTQRLNAQHIHDWLLRWFNPHPTLLGPSAEDRERFYQLTAYPDTHDADEIELASGRDFSQRLFFGQPRSDAARGVWHFDGMPHRVMMTDRLRTPPNVGHMTGENRKGDAINTLFDQMPEDTMMCLTLVATPQDVLEAHLNHLAKKAVGETLASEQTLADVQEARSLIGSSHKLYRASLAFYLRGRNETELDSRGLQLANVMLGAGLQPVREEDEVAPLNTYLRWLPCMYNPAQDRKQWYTQLTFAQHVANLSPTWGRSQGTGHPGITVFNRGGGLITFDPFNRLDRQMNAHLFLFGPTGSGKSATLNNLLNQVTAIYRPRIFIVEAGNSFGLFCELARRLGLTVNRVKLAPGAGVSLAPFADARRLIETPSDVQTLDADELDDEQQSKEAEADEQRDVLGELEITARLMITGGEDKEEARMTRADRSLIRQCILDAAQRCVAANRTVLTRDVRDALRERGHDTTLPEIRRARLLEMADAMDMFCQGSDGEMFDRDGTPWPEADITLVDLATYAREGYNAQLSIAYISLINTVNNIAERDQFLGRPILNVTDEGHIITKNPLLSPYVVKVTKMWRKLGAWFWLATQNIDDLPKAAEPMLNMIEWWICLSMPPDEVEKIARFRELTPAQKALMLSARKESGKFTEGVILSKNLEVLFRAVPPSLYLALAQTEPEEKAERYQLMQQFGIGELDAALKVAETIDHARGITPLPYGHALG
- a CDS encoding TIGR03751 family conjugal transfer lipoprotein, whose amino-acid sequence is MRSNWTKPLAIMLSVIVLTGCATSKEDLLPHGGQTMQEIWQQESSNGGRVGQMAYRQLLDARQSLRRPLSHADVRAAPAEQAHYTRTAANEVRSQFQRLPNPDLLMYVFPHLAGTDPVPVPGYTTIFPLYQRVQYAMPGERTEDY
- a CDS encoding TIGR03752 family integrating conjugative element protein gives rise to the protein MRSNGLLKWLMIPVALLVLFVSIRMFSGGDTQSPASTKTDSQLTPEEMKALGIEGDTPRDTVATLVAQVRQLRTELQTATTDNRAQREENQRLRQRESAIDQRISTALESERTNLRRDQEQLSSERQQTEGLLADLQRRLDSMGSGGHGDLPVGLGLQGGDAEGFSDEATIRWVEPDDARQTEGRHGNAAPSFPTRFGPAQKTLETTANPITDAGARAAGVKTARTVYTVPTNSTLMGSVAMTALIGRVPIDGTVNDPYPFKILVGSDNLTANGIDIPDVAGAVFSGTASGDWTLSCVRGQVRSITFVFHDGTIRTLPEDSERSNQQNNDQNGLGWISDPYGIPCVSGERRSNAQQYLGTQALITAAGAGAASLIDSDSGQMSYAGADGSIGTVGISGNEAVGRILAGGVRDMSDWVNKLYGQAFAAVYVKPGAHVAVHLEKPLAIDYEPEGRKVDHRTGESHALELD
- a CDS encoding TIGR03749 family integrating conjugative element protein, yielding MKHHPLSLIWLGLLTLMLTPVAHAVEILRWERLPLAVPLTVGQERIVFVDRNIRVGVPASVGDRLRVQSAGGAIYLRASESIEPTRLQLQDADSGTLILLDIAASPAKDGEPALEPVRIVEGNITPPRYGQQRDSETDAAITEQDRPARRETPVAVVLTRYAAQNLYAPLRTVEPGPGIVRVNLRRDLPLDTLLPTLPVQATALASWRLEDQWVTAVQLTHMEGGWIELDPRTLQGNFLTATFQHPTLGPRGTPEDTTVLYLVTRKHGLSQSLLPAIQRFDPARHVQTTTNPTTEVQHAQ
- a CDS encoding PFL_4703 family integrating conjugative element protein; this translates as MSRFKNEVTHLQAHIKTLRIGASALLLVSLVMGAGWWSAPRDLTIHVPPDLRSGSARAWWEVPPESVYAFTFYVFQQLNRWPTNGEEDYARNLHALSPYLTPACRAFLQADYDYRRSTGELRQRVRGVYEIPGRGYGDNPTTRVRTISNSDWVVTLDLSADEYHGPEQVKRALVRYPVKVARADVDPARNPFGLVLDCYDGAPQRITTPTPEPPSRGGLGTQGETP
- a CDS encoding TIGR03750 family conjugal transfer protein — its product is MSAHPHIRADGTVTFLPHRLNRHPVVVRGLTADELWICCGLSGSAGLLIGIPLSWLLSTIALAPTCIVLGIACGVFVGGGFLRRQKRGRPDTWLYRQLQWHITTRYPLLTGWVGGHRLITHSGFWSNRRTTR
- a CDS encoding TIGR03745 family integrating conjugative element membrane protein, translating into MKYHHSPTRLVQRVALALSLTTLPSLSFAQGLPQLENPSRGTGGGIMETIRNYGYDIVLLVALLVVASMFIGVCYHAYGTYAEIHNGKKTWGQFGLTVAVGAVLLVIGIWLLTEATGIL
- a CDS encoding TIGR03758 family integrating conjugative element protein, translating into MTAAQISAFQANSTITPAAMSTVLIGIVFAVLLLWGAWAIRTAYVGWAENQLNQRQFLGVIVRFLAMYLVLTFFLLS
- a CDS encoding RAQPRD family integrative conjugative element protein translates to MVHPTRLRAAHYSALIFLSAALMQGCPLTAHADTPAQRQELAAALRQLDALEHFVVQSASRTPTVSGERYHFNYPRLLDDLARVRTGIQFHLSPSRAQPRDTTELSSHYRQESVSEHSNVPPEGQP